CTCCGTATTGCTTCCGGTTGGGCTAAGTATTTGGCTCGCGCATCGCCAGGTCGAAAAGAAATTCATCGAAGAGCTGAATACCTACTCAGTGCGCGTCTCGGAACGTACAGAACGAGTGGTAACTCAGGCGAAGCAGGCATTACAGCAGATTAACGCCGTGAAAAGCGCACCGTGCTCACGGGAACACTTACTGGCTATGCGGCGGATCTCCTTCAGTTATCGTTATGTCCAGGAAGTATTGTACCTGCAAAACAACATGCCCCGCTGCTCATCCCTGGAGCAGGAAAGTCATACCGCCACATTTCCTCCCCCCATGAAAATCACCAACGATGGCTACCGCGCATGGTTTACCGCGCAAAACGATCTGGGGATCGAGCGCGATATGGCAGCGCTGGGCTATGGCGACTATATCGTGATGATTGATCCCGCATCGTTTATCGACGTGGTTCCTTTTGGCGCCTGGCAGATAGATGTCGCGATTATCGGCGTAAAACGCAATACAGTCATTGCCAGCAGCAGTGCGCTTGCACCGAATATCCTGCAATTCACACAGGAAGCCACGCCTCGCCATCTGGAAAGTCATGGCATTATTTATGAGGTTCGCCCCTTCCCGGAAATGGGCATTACCATCGTCAGTTGGTCGTCTACCCTTCCACTGCAGAAAATCTGGTACAGGCAGGCGCTGATCTGGGTTCCCGCCGGCATCCTGATCGGTCTGCTGGCCGCTGCTTTTATTCTGCGTATTCTGCGCCGTCTCCAGTCGCCGCATCACCGGCTGCAGGATGCTATCAACAACAGGGACATCAAGGTTCACTACCAGCCCATCATTTCGTTATCGACCGGAAAAATAGTCGGCGCCGAAGCGCTGGCGCGCTGGCCACAAGCCGATGGCAGTAACCTGTCACCCGATATTTTCATCACTCTGGCCGAACAGACCGGTCTAACCGAACAACTTACCCGCTTAATTATCGAGACGGTGTTTGAGGATATGGGGAAATGGTTGAAGCAACATCCCGATCAGCATATTTCCATTAATATTGAGGCTGCGGATCTCACTTCTGAAAAACTCCCGACGCTACTCAGTAAATTGCTTAACCGGTATCAGCTTGCCCCCTCACAGATTGCTCTCGAACTGACGGAACGGGGATTTGCCGATCCGAAGACCAGTTCGCCATTCGTTGCCCGCTACCGCAAGGCAGGACATGCCATCTACATTGATGATTTTGGCACCGGCTATTCCAGCCTTAGCTATTTGCAGAATCTGGACGTGGACATTCTGAAAATCGACAAATCGTTTGTCGATGCGCTGGAGTACAAGAACGTGACGCCGCATATCATCGAAATGGCCAAAACGCTGAAGCTGAAAATGGTCGCGGAAGGGATTGAAACAGCAAATCAGGAAGACTGGTTGCGCCAGCACGGCGTCCATTATGGGCAGGGCTGGCTGTACAGCAAGGCGCTGCCCAAAGAGGCGTTTATTCTGTGGGCGGAAAAACATTTATAACGCAGAGATGGCTGGCGGCACGCCGCACAGCCAGTCACGCTAGTCGTCGATAATAGGTGAGAATCCGCCGTAAATCATACGTTTACCATCAAACGGCATCGACTCACCAAACTCTTTCATGCGCGGATCGGACATCATCTTCTGATTCGCCGCATCCCGCACTTCTTTCGACGGGTACTCAATCCAACTGAATACCACCTCTTCGTGCTCCTCGGCTTTCACCGCCATACGGAAATCGGTGACTTTGCCATCTGGCACATCGTCGGCCCAGCATTCCACAATGCGGAGCGCACCAAATTCCTTGAACAGCGGGGCTGCTTTTGCCGCCATCGCCTTATAAGCCTCCTTGTTTTCGGCAGGTACGGCAAGGACAAATCCGTCCACATACTTCATGAGAAAAACCTCCGAAGTCCACTGCACGGCAAGGCCATTCCAGCCGCGTCAGTCGAGAGTAAGTGTAGTCGCCCTCTCCTTTCTATGCTGTCTGAATCCGTGCCCGGGGTTTATAGCGAAACCACGGCAGACAGATCTGGATCAACGGCCCAATCGCCAGCGCATACAGCACGGTTCCAACGCCAAGCGTGCCACCGAGCAGCCAGCCGCTTAATAAAACAGAGACTTCTATCGCGGTACGGATGGTACGCACCGACCATCCTGTGCGAGCATGAATACCGGTCATCAGACCGTCTCTTGGCCCGGCACCAAAGCCTGCGCCAATGTACATGCTCGTCGCCAACGCATTCACCACAACGGCGGCCACCAAAATGATGCTGCGCACGACGAGGGAAGAAAACGCCGGCATCACTGCCAGCGCCGCATCGGCGGCGAGCCCGATCACAATCACATTACTGAGGGTTCCCAACCCTGGGCGTTGACGCAGGGGGATCCACAGCAACAGTACCAGCGCACCGACGATAATCATGACTACGCCAATCTTCATCGACAACAGATTCGCCAGCCCCAGATGAAACACGTTCCACGGATCGGCGCCTAAATCCGCACGCACAAACATCGCGGTTGATATCCCATACAGAGCCAATCCAAAGTAAAGTTGAACCAGACGACGCCCCATTTTCACCCTCCCCGTTCAGATAACATTCATCTTCTCTATAATTGGCATTATGATTAATGACCAGTTTTGAAAAAGTGGACTGCCATGTCATCACGTCGTTACGGAAGTCAATCTCTTCAGCGCCTGCTCGGACACTGGCAGGACAGCGCATCAAGAACCCCGCTCTGGCGGCAACTGGCAGAAGCGCTGCGTCTACTGATCCTTGACGGACGCCTGGCACTCGACAGCCGTTTGCCCGGAGAACGCGAACTGGCTGCGGTACTCGACGTCAGTCGCACTACTGTGGCCAGCGCGCTGGCGCAACTGCGGGAAGAGGGATATCTGGAAAGTCGGCACGGAAGTGGATCGCGCGTGATTCTGCCGGGCCATATCCGCGAAGTACCAACACGCGCCGGAACCACGATGGCATTGGATCTCTCTACCGCTGCCCTCAGCGCCGGGCCTGAAATCCATCAGGCTTATCAGCAGGCGCTGTGTGCGATGCCTCCGCATTTGCTGACATCGGGCTATCAGCCGCAGGGATTACTCTGCTTGCGAGAATCGCTCGCCCGTCATTACTGTGCGCGAGGCCTGCCGACAACGGCGGATGAAATCATGGTAGTTAACGGTGCGGTCAGCGGTCTGGCGTTGATTCTGCGCTTGCTGACCGGACCCGGCGATCGCGTGGTGGTCGATCATCCGACATATCCACTGGCCATTGCCGCCATCCAGGGAGCCTCCTGTCGACCCGTGGGTGTGTCATTGCCCGCAGAAGGTTGGGATACGGATGGACTGGCCGCGACGATCGCCCAGACCTCGCCAAGAATGGCCTATCTGATGCCAGATTTTCACAATCCCACCGGACGGTGTATGAATGAGGAAACGCGGCAGGCCATCGCGGATATCGCCGTCCGTACACGGACGACGCTGGTCATCGACGAAACGATGGTGAATCTTTGGTACGACGCTCCGCCGCCCCCGCCGTTGGCGGCTTATCATCGCGATGCTCCGGTGATTATGCTGGGTTCGGCAGGCAAGAGTTTCTGGGGAGGGCTGCGTCTGGGCTGGGTGCGTGCGCCATCACGGACTATCGCCGCACTGGTACAGACGCGGGATACGGTCGATCTGGGCTCACCGGTCATCGAACAACTGGCCACCACGTGGCTGCTGGATAATGCCGATTCTTTTTTGCCGCAGCGTAGACAACGGTTAGCCGCACGGCGCGCACTCTGTGACACGCTGATGCGTAAGCACTTTCCCGAGTGGCGCTATCAGCAACCGCAGGGGGGATTATCTTTTTGGGTGGAATTACCGGATACGCTGGCGACGATTTTTGCCACGCGAGCGGAAAGCGTCGGGATTCAACTGGGTACAGGCACCCGCTTTGGGCTCGCAGGCGCGTTTGATCGTTTCTTACGTATGCCATTCGCCTTGCCGGAAGAACCCCTGCGCTCGGCATTTAGCACCCTGGAACCGCTCTGGGAAACACTGCGTCTACAGTCCGGCAGCGGTAAGGTGCGTAAGATTATTTAATGCTGGCGGGGAACCGGAAAACCTTTAAGGGAAATAATGAAGTTATCCCCCTCTTTCTTTATTTTGGCACCGGCATCACACCAGTCTGAGGCAATGCGAAAAAATTCATCGCTGCCGACGTTCCAGCTCAGGCAAACATGCTTAACATAACCCGAGCGGAGTAGTTCACAGGCTTCGCCATAGTTACTGGCGATGGAGAGCGTTTGCTGTTTCATTTTTTCTTCTTCAGTAGTCTGCGCAAGGCTTTGATTTCTTTAGGAGTCAGTGGCTCAACAATTGACTCTTCCGTGTGCTGGCTATCGATATCGCCAACCGAGACCCCCGCCTCTGCCGCAACATCGAAGGCAATCAGCAGCAGTTTTTCTGTCGTGATACTTAAATTCTCATTATTCACTTCAGCGTAATGACGAAGTTTTTCTTTTAACGTCTCATCAATTTTGACATTCAGTACTGCAGTAGCCATCGTAAGAATCCTTGTGGACAGGCAAAACACGTCTCTGGCGACGACAGATCGCCACGGCGTGATAAGAGGATCGGGCAGCAAGATTTAACATCCCAAAAACACTCTGCCAGCATTTGATGACAAAAAAATGACAAAACCATGACAACGACAAGAAGAGAAACGAAGATGTGATGCCGGACGGCACAAATGGGTGGGGGCCCTGCCAGCTACATCCCGGCACACGCGTCATCTGCCTTGGCTGCTTCCTTCCGGACCTGACCTGGTAAACAGAGTAGCGTTGCGGGAGAACCAACAGAGCCCCCATTGAGAGCGTTGTTAACCAACGCGCAGGCGCATTATCACTGCTGCCCCCTGTAATTGCAAGCCATCAGCGGTCAGATGCTGGTTTCTTGCGCAATGGAACTTCCCGTGTCCGCCATTCCAGATTATGCTGAAGGATTACCGCAGGAAGAAACCATGGACAGACAAGACACATTCCCCCAGCGCGTCTGGCAAATTGTTGCCTCCATTCCCGAAGGCAGCGTTACCACCTATGGCGATGTCGCGATGCTCGCAGGGTCTCCGCGCGCGGCCAGGCAGGTTGGTGGCGTGCTTAAACGCTTACCCGAAGGCAGCACCCTGCCCTGGCATCGGGTTGTGAATCGACACGGCGTCATTTCGCTAACCGGTCCCGATCTGCAACGACAGCGGCAGGCATTACTGGCGGAAGGCATTATGGTTTCCGGGAGCGGACAGATCGATTTGCAGCGGTATCGCTGGAATTATTGACCCTCTCCAGGTGGAGAGGGTCAGACAGGACTTAGTACTGCGTCGGGGCAGGAACCGCAGAAGACGGATTCACTTGTGTCGGCGAGGTTGAAGGCACAGTCGTCGCTGCCCCACCGCTTGCCTGCACAGGAACTTCCGTCTGCTGGACCGGTACCAGCGTCAGATCGGCTTTCGTGCCGCCCTGGTTGATGACCGGCTGAACGGTATCGGTAATAAACACCAGTTTGTCATTCACCGTAATTGCCGCACTCAGCAGAATGCGGGCATTCGGCTGCACATCAGCCGGGTTAAACGGCAGAACGAAGCTGAATGGTGCCTGTTTCCCTTCGGTACGAACCGCTTTCTGGGACAGAACTTTCGATGGCGCATCAGCCAGCGACGCATCCGACAAGGTTACGGTCAGTACGGCGTCTGGCGGCAATGCCACTTTCTGACGGATCCATACGGTACCCGAGACATTAGGTTGTGCAATCACAGGCTGTGCGGCCGTGGCTGAAGTGTTTGGGTTCGGCGCTGGCGTCTGGATATCAGCGCTTTTATCCGCGCAGGCGGCCAGAGCAACTGCTACCGCTAAACCACTTACCATGTGCATGAGCTTCATTAAATTCTCCTTATCATCTCTGCACCAGCGGGCTTTCCTCCCGCCGGAAGAGTGGTTAACAAAAACGTAACGTAGCTAAGTGTGGCACACATCCCTTATTTTTGCCTGGAATTGGTCAGTTTTTCAGACTATTGCACCCATCGGACCACTTCTAAAATTGCGTTATACTCTGCCTATCTCGCTTCGGCGTCGTTGTTACCTGGAGAGCATGTATGAGTCAGGCACTGAACAATTTGCTGACATTATTGAATCTGGAAAAAATTGAGGAAGGACTCTTTCGGGGCCAAAGTGAAGACTTAGGGTTGCGTCAGGTTTTTGGTGGACAGGTCGTCGGCCAGGCGCTGTATGCAGCGAAAGAAACGGTACCAGAAGAAAGACTGGTCCACTCGTTTCACAGTTATTTTTTACGCCCCGGCGACAGCCAGCAACCCATTGTTTACGATGTAGAAGTTTTGCGTGACGGCAACAGCTTCAGCGCCCGTCGCGTTGCCGCCATCCAGAATGGGAAGCCCATCTTTTACATGACCGCTTCGTTCCAGGCGCCAGAAGCCGGTTTCGAACATCAAAAAACCATGCCGCACGCCCCCGCGCCGGAAGGATTAGCATCGGAAACCGACATCGCCCGGACAGTGGCACACCTGCTGCCGCCGATTTTAAAGGATAAATTTCTCTGCGATCGCCCGCTGGAAGTGCGCCCCGTTGAGTTTCATAACCCGCTAAAAGGCCATGTGGCAGAACCTACGCGCCAGGTATGGATCCGCGCGAACGGTGCGTTGCCCAACGACATCCGCGTCCATCAGTATCTGTTAGGTTACGCCTCCGATCTCAATTTCCTGCCCGTTGCCCTGCAACCTCACGGCATTGGTTTCCTGGAAAAAGGGATTCAGATTGCCACGATCGACCATTCCATGTGGTTCCACCGCCCCTTTGATTTGAACGAATGGCTGCTGTACAGCGTGGAAAGCACATCGGCCTCCAGCGCGCGCGGATTTGTTCGCGGCGAGTTCTACACGCAGGACGGAAAACTGGTAGCGTCGACCGTACAGGAAGGGGTGATGCGCAATCACAACTAAGAAAAAGCCGGATGGCGTGGGCTTCACATCCGGCGGTAGCCGATGGTTGCCCGGTTAACCTCACCGGGCATTTTTCTGTTATGCGTTGTAGGCGTTCTCGCCGTGGCTGTTCACATCCAGCCCTTCGCGCTCTTGCTCTTCCGGTACGCGCAGACCGACCGTCAAATCTGCCAGCTTGTAACCGATAAAGGCCACAACGCCCGACCAGACGATGGTGATAGCGATGCTCTCAAGCTGCACCAGCAACTGGTGCCCCATCGTTACCCCTTCAGCGAAGCCCACACCGCCCAACGCGCTGGATGCAAAGACGCCGGTCAGAATACAACCGACAATCCCGCAGACGCCGTGAACGCCGAACACATCGCATGGGTCATCAACGCGCAGCAGACGTTTGAGCATTGTCACGCCCCACAATCCGGCTACGCCCGCGACCACACCGATGATTAACGCGCCGCCGACGCCAATATAGCCGCAGGCAGGCGTGACGCCAACCAGGCCGGCAATCGCCCCCGAGCATGCGCCCAGCAGAGACGGTTTACCGCGCAGTGCCCATTCGCCGAAGATCCAGCCGAGAATCGCGGCGGCCGTGGCCACAACCGTGTTCACAAAGGCCAGTGCGGCAATCTCATTCGCCGTGCCCGCAGAACCCGCATTAAAGCCGAACCAGCCGATATAGAGGATCGCCGTACCGGTAAAGACCATCGGCAGGTTGTGCGGTTTGAACGCCTCTTTACCGAAGCCCACACGTTTGCCGATCAGGTAGGCACCCACCAGTCCGGCAATCGCGGCATTGATATGCACCACAGTACCGCCTGCAAAGTCCAGCGCACCATGCGACCCCAACAGACCGCCGCCCCACACCATATGAGCAATAGGAATGTAGGAAAGCGTCAACCAGACCACCACGAAGATAAGAACGGCAGAGAAACGGATACGCTCAGCCAGCGAACCGACGATCAGACCGACGGTAATACAGGCAAACGATCCCTGGAAAGCAACGTGAATATACTGGTAGATACTGCCCATTACGGCGGTCAGCTCAATATTTTTCAGCATCACCCAATTGAAGTTACCGAAGAAACTGTTCCCTTCACCAAACGCCAGTGAATAGCCGAACACCACCCACATGATGCACACCAGTGCGAAGGTGACGGTGACCTGCGTCAGCATCGACAGGACGTTCTTGCCGCGGATCAAACCGCCGTAGAACAGAGCGATACCCGGTATGGTCATAAACAGCACCAGCGCGGTACAAATCATCATAAAGGCGTTATCGGCTTTATCCGCCACTGCCGGAGCAGCCATCGCGAGACCTGGCAGCAGCGCCAGCGAAGCAAGGCCCGTTTTCATCGTTGCTATCTTCATTTTGTCGTTTCCCGTTACTGTGTGCCAGGCTTTACAGCGCCGCTTCGTCAGCTTCGCCGGTGCGAATACGAATGACGCGTTGCAGCTCCGCGACGAAAATTTTGCCGTCGCCAATTTTTCCGGTATAGGCCGCCTTGCTGATGACATCGATCACTTCATCCAGTTGGTCGTCGGCAATGGCCACATCAATCTTCACTTTAGGCAGGAAGTTGACGCTGTACTCTGCACCCCGATATAACTCGGCATGACCTTTCTGACGTCCGAACCCTTTTACTTCGGTGACGGTCAGCCCTTGAATACCAATAGAAGAGAGCGCTTCGCGAACGTCTTCCAGTTTGAACGGTTTGATTACCACGGTAACCAGCTTCATAGATCCCCTCCAGTCAGAATTCGGCATTTGGTGCGACTACACGACTGAGGTATTGCAAGGGGTATGCCAGAATTGAAAAAGCGGAGCCAGTCTCTGTTCTACAGGCCGTCTGGCGGGCGATTCAGAAAGGAAAATGCAGCGGGAAAAGAAAAACGCACCATGACAGTGCATGATGCGTTACATTTTTGCACCACCGCCGAAGCAACCCGGCAGCGGCGGTGCATCAGGCGGGAAGCGACTCCTCGCGAACGCTGGCCGCCAGCTCTTCGCCGGCAAGCTGGAGCTGATACATCTGCCAGTAGCGCCCCTGTGCCGCAAGCAGTTGGTGATGGGTGCCGCGCTCTACGGCCTGTCCACGATGAAGCACCAGAATGGTGTCTGCCTCCACAATGGTCGACAGCCGGTGTGCAATCACCACCAGCGTGGTGTGCTCGCGCACGGCGGCCAGCGCGTGCTGAATGGCCTGCTCGGTACCTGAATCGATACTGGCGGTCGCTTCGTCGAGGATCAGAATCTGCGGCGTTGCCACCAGCACCCGCGCCAGCGCCAGCAATTGTTTCTGTCCGACTGAGAGCGTATTCCCCTGCTCACCCAGTTGGGTATGAATACCTTCACTCATCCCACGCGCCAGTTCCGCCAGTTGCACCGTTTCCAGCGCCTGCCACACCTGCTCCTCGGAGATATCTCGCCCCAGCGTCACGTTCGCCAGGAAGGAATCCGCCATCACCACCGGATCCTGCTGCACCATCGCCACCCCCTGACGCAGCGCGCTGTGACTCAGGGAACTTAATGGACGCCCATCAAGGCGAATTTCCCCCTGACTCAGCGGGTAATAGCCCATCAGCAGGCTGGCAAGCGTACTTTTACCGCTGCCGGTATGCCCCACCAGCGCGACAAAACTGCGGGACGGCACGGAAAGGCTGACATTTTGCAGCACCAGATTATCGTCGCGATAGGCAAACGACACATCCTCGACGTCAATCTGCCCGGATGTCAGCGGACGCGAATCCTGCCCATAGCGCTGGCGCGGCCCGTCCATCAGTTCAAACACACGCTCCCCTGCGACCACCGCCTGTTGCAGCATCGACTGCTGGGTGGTCAGTTCGATCAGGGGTTCATTCAGGCGCCCCAGATAACTGATAAAGGCGTAGAGCACGCCGACTTCAATCGTCCCTGCCGAGGTAAAGCTGAACAGCATCAACAGGCCGCAGAGAATGAGCGCAGAAAACAGGCTCAGCAGAGGCCGCAGTAAAAAACCGTCCAGACGCAGCGTTTGCATGCGCGCCAGATAATGCGAGCGGCTGGCTTCTCCCATGCGTTCACCAAATCGCGCCTGCTGGCGAAACTGCTGGATCACGCTCATACCATTGATGACTTCGTTGAAGCCGTCGTTGATATC
The DNA window shown above is from Citrobacter farmeri and carries:
- a CDS encoding SmdB family multidrug efflux ABC transporter permease/ATP-binding protein, whose product is MRSFGQLWPTLKRLLAYGSVWRKPLGIAVIMLWVAAAAEVSGPLLISYFIDNMVAKNNLPLGMVIGLIAAYLGLQVLAASLHYAQSLLFNRAAVGVVQQLRTDVMDAALRQPLSEFDTQPVGQLISRVTNDTEVIRDLYVTVVATVLRSAALIGAMLVAMFSLDWRMALVAILIFPAVLVVMIIYQRYSTPIVRRVRAYLADINDGFNEVINGMSVIQQFRQQARFGERMGEASRSHYLARMQTLRLDGFLLRPLLSLFSALILCGLLMLFSFTSAGTIEVGVLYAFISYLGRLNEPLIELTTQQSMLQQAVVAGERVFELMDGPRQRYGQDSRPLTSGQIDVEDVSFAYRDDNLVLQNVSLSVPSRSFVALVGHTGSGKSTLASLLMGYYPLSQGEIRLDGRPLSSLSHSALRQGVAMVQQDPVVMADSFLANVTLGRDISEEQVWQALETVQLAELARGMSEGIHTQLGEQGNTLSVGQKQLLALARVLVATPQILILDEATASIDSGTEQAIQHALAAVREHTTLVVIAHRLSTIVEADTILVLHRGQAVERGTHHQLLAAQGRYWQMYQLQLAGEELAASVREESLPA
- a CDS encoding MGMT family protein yields the protein MDRQDTFPQRVWQIVASIPEGSVTTYGDVAMLAGSPRAARQVGGVLKRLPEGSTLPWHRVVNRHGVISLTGPDLQRQRQALLAEGIMVSGSGQIDLQRYRWNY
- the tesB gene encoding acyl-CoA thioesterase II, translating into MSQALNNLLTLLNLEKIEEGLFRGQSEDLGLRQVFGGQVVGQALYAAKETVPEERLVHSFHSYFLRPGDSQQPIVYDVEVLRDGNSFSARRVAAIQNGKPIFYMTASFQAPEAGFEHQKTMPHAPAPEGLASETDIARTVAHLLPPILKDKFLCDRPLEVRPVEFHNPLKGHVAEPTRQVWIRANGALPNDIRVHQYLLGYASDLNFLPVALQPHGIGFLEKGIQIATIDHSMWFHRPFDLNEWLLYSVESTSASSARGFVRGEFYTQDGKLVASTVQEGVMRNHN
- a CDS encoding YbaY family lipoprotein, with amino-acid sequence MKLMHMVSGLAVAVALAACADKSADIQTPAPNPNTSATAAQPVIAQPNVSGTVWIRQKVALPPDAVLTVTLSDASLADAPSKVLSQKAVRTEGKQAPFSFVLPFNPADVQPNARILLSAAITVNDKLVFITDTVQPVINQGGTKADLTLVPVQQTEVPVQASGGAATTVPSTSPTQVNPSSAVPAPTQY
- a CDS encoding YczE/YyaS/YitT family protein; the encoded protein is MGRRLVQLYFGLALYGISTAMFVRADLGADPWNVFHLGLANLLSMKIGVVMIIVGALVLLLWIPLRQRPGLGTLSNVIVIGLAADAALAVMPAFSSLVVRSIILVAAVVVNALATSMYIGAGFGAGPRDGLMTGIHARTGWSVRTIRTAIEVSVLLSGWLLGGTLGVGTVLYALAIGPLIQICLPWFRYKPRARIQTA
- a CDS encoding DUF1428 domain-containing protein, encoding MKYVDGFVLAVPAENKEAYKAMAAKAAPLFKEFGALRIVECWADDVPDGKVTDFRMAVKAEEHEEVVFSWIEYPSKEVRDAANQKMMSDPRMKEFGESMPFDGKRMIYGGFSPIIDD
- a CDS encoding EAL domain-containing protein, whose protein sequence is MRTRHLVSLVTGVLILSVLLPVGLSIWLAHRQVEKKFIEELNTYSVRVSERTERVVTQAKQALQQINAVKSAPCSREHLLAMRRISFSYRYVQEVLYLQNNMPRCSSLEQESHTATFPPPMKITNDGYRAWFTAQNDLGIERDMAALGYGDYIVMIDPASFIDVVPFGAWQIDVAIIGVKRNTVIASSSALAPNILQFTQEATPRHLESHGIIYEVRPFPEMGITIVSWSSTLPLQKIWYRQALIWVPAGILIGLLAAAFILRILRRLQSPHHRLQDAINNRDIKVHYQPIISLSTGKIVGAEALARWPQADGSNLSPDIFITLAEQTGLTEQLTRLIIETVFEDMGKWLKQHPDQHISINIEAADLTSEKLPTLLSKLLNRYQLAPSQIALELTERGFADPKTSSPFVARYRKAGHAIYIDDFGTGYSSLSYLQNLDVDILKIDKSFVDALEYKNVTPHIIEMAKTLKLKMVAEGIETANQEDWLRQHGVHYGQGWLYSKALPKEAFILWAEKHL
- a CDS encoding PLP-dependent aminotransferase family protein, with protein sequence MSSRRYGSQSLQRLLGHWQDSASRTPLWRQLAEALRLLILDGRLALDSRLPGERELAAVLDVSRTTVASALAQLREEGYLESRHGSGSRVILPGHIREVPTRAGTTMALDLSTAALSAGPEIHQAYQQALCAMPPHLLTSGYQPQGLLCLRESLARHYCARGLPTTADEIMVVNGAVSGLALILRLLTGPGDRVVVDHPTYPLAIAAIQGASCRPVGVSLPAEGWDTDGLAATIAQTSPRMAYLMPDFHNPTGRCMNEETRQAIADIAVRTRTTLVIDETMVNLWYDAPPPPPLAAYHRDAPVIMLGSAGKSFWGGLRLGWVRAPSRTIAALVQTRDTVDLGSPVIEQLATTWLLDNADSFLPQRRQRLAARRALCDTLMRKHFPEWRYQQPQGGLSFWVELPDTLATIFATRAESVGIQLGTGTRFGLAGAFDRFLRMPFALPEEPLRSAFSTLEPLWETLRLQSGSGKVRKII
- the glnK gene encoding P-II family nitrogen regulator, with amino-acid sequence MKLVTVVIKPFKLEDVREALSSIGIQGLTVTEVKGFGRQKGHAELYRGAEYSVNFLPKVKIDVAIADDQLDEVIDVISKAAYTGKIGDGKIFVAELQRVIRIRTGEADEAAL
- the amtB gene encoding ammonium transporter AmtB produces the protein MKIATMKTGLASLALLPGLAMAAPAVADKADNAFMMICTALVLFMTIPGIALFYGGLIRGKNVLSMLTQVTVTFALVCIMWVVFGYSLAFGEGNSFFGNFNWVMLKNIELTAVMGSIYQYIHVAFQGSFACITVGLIVGSLAERIRFSAVLIFVVVWLTLSYIPIAHMVWGGGLLGSHGALDFAGGTVVHINAAIAGLVGAYLIGKRVGFGKEAFKPHNLPMVFTGTAILYIGWFGFNAGSAGTANEIAALAFVNTVVATAAAILGWIFGEWALRGKPSLLGACSGAIAGLVGVTPACGYIGVGGALIIGVVAGVAGLWGVTMLKRLLRVDDPCDVFGVHGVCGIVGCILTGVFASSALGGVGFAEGVTMGHQLLVQLESIAITIVWSGVVAFIGYKLADLTVGLRVPEEQEREGLDVNSHGENAYNA